In the Pseudomonas sp. DTU_2021_1001937_2_SI_NGA_ILE_001 genome, one interval contains:
- a CDS encoding ABC transporter ATP-binding protein has protein sequence MNIDPREATPLPGRALAFLWRYVWRRAGAFGSLLLLIVGASGCAVAVQYAMKLLVDGMAAGGSGSAHIWQPFSLFIALIVLENLLWRLGGYLGCRTVVATCADLRVDLFHHLTGHAMGYFSRHFAGALANRIASAGGVAGYLYAGLAWKIIPPCVDFLGAVIVLFSVQLSMGLGLLGSVLLVAWVITLMGLRGRTLHMAFATQAAQVSGEIVDQVNNVWTIKAFSARERERSRLERAIGIEARAQRRSWLHLEKVRAVHDLCMTLMAGAMLGWALWQWQLGRVSPGDVVMVSALTFRILHGSRDLALALVDSSQQLGVIAETLAIIARPHALHDSGQQIAGGRGSIRLVDVSYRHADGRPAFEHLFLDIPAGQKVGIVGPSGSGKSTLINLLQRLDDVSAGAILIDDRDLRSVSQDSLRRQIAVVPQEPALFNRSIEENIGYGQPHATAQQIAEAARHACCETFIAALPQGMQTRVGERGVLLSGGQRQRLGLARAFLKNAPILILDEATSALDSESEAMVQLALQRLMQGRTVLAVAHRLSTLAGFDRILVLQDGRVVEDGPPEALHRRHGRFRMLCQAQGMEQAIFRAG, from the coding sequence ATGAACATTGACCCCCGTGAGGCAACGCCGTTGCCGGGCCGCGCCCTGGCCTTCCTGTGGCGTTACGTGTGGCGACGTGCCGGGGCGTTCGGCAGCCTGTTGCTGCTGATCGTTGGCGCGTCCGGCTGCGCAGTGGCGGTGCAATACGCCATGAAGCTGCTGGTCGATGGCATGGCCGCCGGCGGTTCCGGCAGTGCGCACATCTGGCAGCCGTTCAGCCTGTTCATCGCGCTGATCGTGTTGGAGAACCTGCTCTGGCGCCTGGGTGGCTACCTAGGTTGCCGCACGGTGGTGGCCACCTGTGCAGACCTGCGTGTCGACCTGTTCCACCACCTGACCGGCCACGCCATGGGCTACTTCAGCAGGCACTTTGCCGGCGCCCTGGCCAACCGCATCGCCTCGGCCGGCGGTGTTGCCGGGTACCTGTACGCCGGCCTGGCGTGGAAGATCATTCCGCCGTGCGTGGACTTCCTCGGTGCGGTGATCGTGCTGTTCAGCGTGCAATTGTCCATGGGCCTCGGCCTGCTGGGCAGCGTGTTGCTGGTGGCCTGGGTCATCACCCTGATGGGCTTGCGCGGGCGTACCCTGCACATGGCGTTCGCCACCCAGGCCGCACAGGTGAGCGGTGAGATCGTCGATCAGGTGAACAATGTCTGGACGATCAAGGCGTTCTCGGCCAGGGAGCGCGAGCGCAGTCGCCTGGAGCGCGCCATCGGCATCGAAGCACGGGCCCAGCGGCGCAGCTGGCTGCACCTGGAAAAGGTCCGTGCTGTGCACGACCTGTGCATGACCCTGATGGCCGGCGCCATGCTCGGCTGGGCGTTGTGGCAGTGGCAACTGGGGCGCGTCAGCCCCGGCGACGTGGTGATGGTCAGTGCGCTGACCTTTCGTATCCTGCATGGCTCGCGGGACCTGGCCCTGGCGCTGGTGGACAGCTCGCAGCAACTGGGGGTGATTGCCGAAACCCTGGCGATCATCGCCCGACCCCATGCCTTGCACGACAGCGGCCAGCAGATCGCCGGCGGGCGCGGCAGTATCCGCCTGGTGGATGTCAGCTACCGGCACGCCGACGGCCGCCCGGCCTTCGAGCATCTGTTCCTGGACATTCCGGCAGGGCAGAAGGTGGGGATCGTCGGCCCCTCCGGCAGCGGCAAGTCGACACTGATCAACCTGTTGCAGCGTCTGGACGACGTCAGTGCCGGGGCGATTCTCATCGATGACCGTGATCTGCGTTCGGTCAGCCAGGACAGCCTGCGTCGGCAGATCGCCGTGGTGCCCCAGGAACCGGCGCTGTTCAATCGCAGCATCGAAGAGAACATCGGCTATGGCCAGCCCCACGCCACCGCCCAGCAGATCGCCGAAGCGGCGCGGCATGCCTGTTGCGAGACGTTCATCGCGGCGCTGCCACAGGGCATGCAGACCCGCGTGGGTGAACGCGGGGTGCTGCTCTCCGGCGGCCAGCGCCAGCGTCTGGGGTTGGCTCGGGCATTCCTGAAGAATGCGCCGATCCTGATCCTCGACGAGGCGACTTCGGCGCTGGATTCGGAGTCCGAAGCGATGGTGCAACTGGCCCTGCAACGGCTGATGCAGGGCCGCACCGTGCTGGCCGTGGCGCACCGCTTGTCGACCCTAGCCGGCTTCGACCGCATTCTGGTGCTGCAGGACGGCCGTGTGGTCGAAGACGGCCCCCCGGAGGCACTGCATCGTCGCCACGGGCGCTTTCGCATGCTGTGCCAGGCGCAGGGAATGGAGCAGGCGATCTTTCGCGCCGGGTGA
- a CDS encoding beta-glucosidase, protein MSQAEPALPVQGGRHVPGRIFSSFLMAGYECAAHRRADGQRLDLLASTGHAAWATQDYQQLAALGIRCVRDGLRWHLIERQAGRYDWRSLRPQLGAAQACGVQVIWDLCHYGYPDDLDIWRPAFVERFARYAGAAARWLREEGIAAPFYTPVNEISYWSWAGGEVGGIRPAAQGRGDELKHQLVRASIAAIEAIREVDPGARFMQCEPLVNVVSASRRAERVAAAEAYRQAQFQALDMLTGRRWPGLGGREDYLDVLGVNYYPANQWYFQGPRISPDSADFRPLVGMLSEVYQRYQRPLLLSETGTEGEQRVPWLNYIVDQLQLALARGVPVEGLCWYPFLDYPGWDNDRYCAAGLFGYPDAQGQRPVHRPLQVAMQAAAARFAPATGRDRDEH, encoded by the coding sequence ATGAGCCAGGCTGAACCGGCATTGCCCGTGCAAGGAGGTCGCCACGTGCCAGGGCGTATCTTCAGCAGTTTCCTGATGGCCGGCTACGAATGCGCCGCGCACCGACGCGCCGACGGCCAACGCCTCGACCTGCTGGCGTCCACCGGGCATGCGGCCTGGGCCACGCAGGACTACCAGCAACTGGCCGCGCTGGGTATCCGCTGCGTGCGCGATGGCCTGCGCTGGCACCTGATCGAGCGCCAGGCCGGGCGCTACGACTGGCGCAGCCTGCGGCCGCAACTGGGCGCCGCCCAGGCCTGCGGCGTGCAGGTGATCTGGGACCTGTGCCACTACGGCTACCCCGACGACCTGGACATCTGGCGCCCGGCGTTCGTCGAGCGCTTCGCACGCTACGCCGGGGCCGCCGCACGCTGGCTGCGCGAGGAGGGCATCGCGGCGCCGTTCTATACGCCGGTCAATGAAATCTCCTACTGGAGCTGGGCAGGCGGCGAGGTGGGGGGCATCAGGCCCGCTGCCCAGGGCCGTGGCGATGAACTCAAGCACCAGTTGGTGCGCGCCAGCATCGCGGCGATCGAGGCGATCCGCGAGGTCGACCCTGGCGCGCGCTTCATGCAGTGCGAGCCGCTGGTGAACGTGGTTTCTGCCTCTCGGCGTGCCGAGCGTGTCGCCGCCGCCGAAGCCTACCGCCAGGCGCAGTTCCAGGCCCTGGACATGCTTACTGGGCGCCGCTGGCCGGGGCTGGGCGGTCGTGAAGACTACCTGGATGTTCTGGGCGTCAATTACTACCCGGCCAACCAGTGGTATTTCCAAGGGCCGCGCATCTCGCCCGACAGCGCGGACTTCCGCCCGTTGGTGGGCATGCTCAGTGAGGTGTACCAGCGTTACCAGCGCCCGCTGTTGCTCTCGGAAACCGGCACCGAGGGCGAGCAGCGCGTGCCCTGGCTGAACTACATCGTCGACCAGCTGCAGCTTGCCCTGGCCCGTGGCGTACCGGTCGAGGGGCTGTGCTGGTATCCGTTTCTCGACTACCCCGGTTGGGACAACGACCGCTATTGCGCCGCCGGGCTGTTCGGTTACCCCGATGCCCAAGGCCAGCGACCAGTGCACCGCCCGTTGCAAGTGGCGATGCAGGCTGCTGCGGCGCGTTTTGCCCCGGCAACGGGCCGAGACCGTGATGAACATTGA
- the glf gene encoding UDP-galactopyranose mutase translates to MPALNLPQALGAPAYDYLIVGAGFAGSVLAERLASQLGRRVLLLDRREHIGGNAYDHLDAAGVRVHRYGPHIFHTNAPRIVEYLSRFTAWRPYEHRVLAQVDGQLLPIPINLTTLNRLYGLAMDPAQAEVFLAARAEPVDPIRSAEDVVVSQVGRELYEKFFRGYTRKQWGLDPAELDRSVTARVPTRTSDDDRYFTDSFQMMPLHGYTRMFERMLDQPGIDLLLGTDFRRVRHALRYRQLVYCGPIDEYFEHCYGRLPYRSLRFEHQTLEQPWYQPVAVVNYPAAEVPWTRITEYKHLTGQRHACTSITREFPCAEGEPYYPVPRPENAELYRRYKALAERTANVTFLGRLGTYKYYNMDQVVGQALALFQRIARQAGVPVSGFDEPG, encoded by the coding sequence GCCGGCTTCGCTGGCAGCGTATTGGCCGAGCGCCTGGCCAGCCAGCTGGGCCGCCGTGTGCTGCTGCTCGACCGCCGTGAGCACATTGGCGGCAATGCCTACGACCACCTGGACGCTGCCGGTGTGCGCGTGCATCGCTATGGCCCGCACATCTTCCACACCAACGCCCCGCGTATCGTCGAATACCTGTCGCGCTTCACCGCCTGGCGGCCTTACGAGCATCGGGTGCTGGCGCAGGTGGACGGTCAGTTGCTGCCGATTCCGATCAACCTCACCACCCTCAACCGCCTCTACGGCCTAGCCATGGACCCGGCGCAGGCCGAGGTTTTCCTGGCGGCGCGCGCCGAGCCGGTCGATCCGATTCGCAGTGCCGAAGACGTGGTGGTCAGCCAGGTGGGCCGCGAGCTGTACGAGAAGTTCTTCCGTGGCTACACCCGCAAGCAATGGGGGCTGGACCCTGCCGAGCTGGACAGGTCCGTCACCGCCCGTGTACCGACCCGCACCAGCGACGACGATCGCTATTTCACCGACAGCTTCCAGATGATGCCGCTGCACGGCTATACGCGAATGTTCGAACGCATGCTCGACCAGCCGGGCATCGACCTGTTGCTGGGCACCGACTTTCGCCGCGTGCGCCATGCGCTGCGCTATCGCCAACTGGTGTATTGCGGGCCGATCGACGAGTACTTCGAGCATTGTTACGGGCGCCTGCCCTACCGCTCGCTGCGTTTCGAACACCAGACGCTGGAACAGCCGTGGTACCAGCCGGTGGCGGTGGTCAACTACCCGGCCGCCGAGGTGCCCTGGACACGCATCACCGAATACAAGCACCTCACTGGCCAGCGCCACGCCTGTACCAGCATCACTCGGGAATTCCCGTGCGCCGAGGGCGAGCCCTATTACCCGGTGCCGCGCCCGGAGAATGCCGAGCTGTACCGGCGCTACAAGGCTTTGGCAGAGCGCACCGCCAACGTCACCTTCCTGGGCCGCCTGGGCACCTACAAGTACTACAACATGGATCAGGTGGTCGGCCAGGCACTGGCACTGTTCCAGCGCATCGCCCGGCAGGCGGGCGTGCCGGTGAGCGGTTTCGATGAGCCAGGCTGA